The Panthera leo isolate Ple1 chromosome D1, P.leo_Ple1_pat1.1, whole genome shotgun sequence region ACCTCTTGATCTTTTCCCATCTCAGACCTTCAGCTTTGGCAACTTCATATCATCTGGCTGTGCCATCAGACAATGTGACTTCAAAATGCTTAGACTTCCTGACATCATCTAACATCTTCCACAGTCCACATGAGAACCTTACCACAATGGCCTCAATTAGATTCTTCAGTTATATATAGCACATTCCACCtctctgatttttataaattagaaGCTATTTATCTTTATGCTCTAACTCAAATAGTGtttgaattatttgctttttgaggtCTTGAGAAAGTTAATTATGAAACCATCCGGCCTACTCCTTTGCTGGGCAATAGGAAAAATAGCTCTTTGACAGACTTTTCTATATTATTCCTGAAATTTGGTATGTTAAAAATGTCTTTTGCAGTAATTTTCAtcagtttatttttccagaaattctTCCATTCCCATCTAGTTTCCTTATTTCTTTGAATAGAATTGAGCAAggtatttcttaaaattcctgGAAATTTCTCTATATTTGTAGCCTTTCACTCATTTCAAGTCTAAGTTTGTGTGCTTATAGTTTTTCCTCTTTTGACTAAGTGAATtcgtgttttttctttccttctccattgctctttcatttttttctccttttccattttagtatgtttttcttcttccaaaggcAACAAAGGTTATGAAAATGGTTTTCCAAACTGCTTTTTGATATGTTTACTACATGCGTGTGTGCCTGTATGTATATGCATTTATATgcgtatatgtacacatatgtgtaataacatttttaaatattttttcatcttaaaatattgTAAAACTACCTGTGGTTTTGTAATAGGAAAGGAGTGAGACCAGGGCATATCAGACAATTAGAATACACTTTAATTGCTTTGCACACAAACTAATGATTTTATTGGAAATACTCtactttttccacttttatttatcAACAGTCTGTACATTTTTAATGTCCGGTGTTCTTCTACTCCCCATCTGAGGGATGAACCTATTTGTCTTGCCTAATACCTTCCTTAGAGCTGTCTGCATGTCTTTGTTTCTGAGACTGTAAACGATGGGGTTAAGCAGAGGTGTCAGCACTGTGTATGTGACCGCCATCAGCATGTCTTCACGGAATGAGTCCCTGTCCTTGGGCCTCAAATAGACAAAGCCAGCAAATCCATAGTGTATGCACACCACAGTGAGGTGGGAGGAGCAAGTGGAGAAGGCCTTATACTTCCCCTTGGCAGAAGGCATCTTCACAACTCTGGACACAATGAAGACATAGGACATCATAATGAAAACAAAGCTGCCCACCAACACGAAGGCAGAGAGCACAAAAATAGCCATTTCGTGATGGGAGGTGTAATCACAGGCAAGGCAGACCACAGGTGAGATGTCACAGAAGTAGTGCTCGATGATGTTggagtcacagaaagacaagttGAATACAGTGATGACGATGCACAGAGAAACCAGGAACCCAGCCATCCAAGAGGCCATGATGAACTGAAAGCAGATCTTATGGGTCATCAAGACCTTATAGCGCAGTGGGCTGTGAATGGCAGTGTAACGGTCGTAAGACATGGCAGCCATGATGAAGCAGTTATTGGCTCCcaagccaaagaagaaaaacatctgtGTGGCACACTCAGGAAGAGAGATGGCCTTGCTATCTGACAGCAAGTCCACTAGCATGCGGGGGATGATTGCCATAGTGGTACAAGTTTCTGAAAAGGACAGGccacagaggaaaaaatacatggggGTGTGAAGGTTGTGACTCAGCTTGATGGCCACCATTATGCACACATTTGCAGCTAGGATGGTCACATGGGAGAAGAAAATCATCACAAAGAGGAGACCCTGCAAGTCTGGGAAACTGGAAAACCCCCACAGAAGGAATATGCTCGCTGTGGTATGATTGCCCATCATCCTAATGCAGGCAGCAACTTTCTTCCAAAGATGCAGAGCTTCTTGAGGTTAAGACTCTGAGATGGTTATAAAAACCTGCCACTACACAGATCTCACCTAGACTTTAATCAGGGGAACTGGAGGAAGTTTCAGGCAACTCTTCATGGGAGAGTCTGAGAAAGGGATGCTAAATACACTGGATTGATGTCAAGTTCAGGAGTTAGAGTGATCAGAATGATTCTAGTATGAGAATCTGTATGAATAACTGAGGGTGGGCCCAAATATCTTCTTGGATCCTACTCACAAAACGCactcttatctctctcttttccaatCAGGATCTGAATGTAATCaggaaaataggaataaaattgcTTTGTTCTCACCGACTGAATTTTGTGATGacacattttcaaatactttttgagATCTACTGGTAACTTGGTAGTTTGGTGCGCTTAGTAAACTATTGATTCAATGAGCAAtataattcaaaaatttaaattgtttaaaatgaatatgtcatttaaaaaatttaaggaggTTAATGCAATACTTTTTCATCAGTACATCACCATGAACCAGCTCCAAAGGTGATAACTGTAGCAATGAATAGACCATAGAAATGAAGATAACATGTTGTAACTTCTGCTAGATTTCTATCCATAGCAGTATTCAGttcacaaagattaaaaacaaagagatatacaatattatttgctttttaatacatatcaataattttaaagttcttaaaaactTCTCATTGAAgtttttttccattgtgtatatacaatataatggAGTAGTTTGAACTTAACGTGATTTTGAAAGTACTGTCTCATTCTAGAATGGCATATTCTGGTCATAACATTCTAGTCAACTTTCGAGTTTTTAGCAAAACATCCAGGATATTTTCTAGCAGGTATAGTTGTTATGTGGTTTGCCCTGAACTGCAGATCTGAATAGAATCAGCTCAAATTTCTCAGATCAATTTGGGAAATCATATTTCTATTTAGATTTTTCATTAAACATCTGGTCTTATAACAGGTGAGGACAGAGAAGTGATAGGAAGACACTTgatagaattttaattaaaaaattttgtattattatgtttatttgttttgaaagaggtggggagagagagacagacagaaagacagacagagtacaagcagggagggggcagagagagagggagacacagaattagaagcaagctccaggctctgaactatcagcgcagaacctgatgcaaggctcaaatccacaagctgtgagatcatggcctgagctgaagttagacgcttcacccagatgctccaagagaattttaattttaacttcagTCACTGTTAAaggtgaagggaaagaaaaatagtaaagtaTCAGCAGTGGAAAATGAAGGAGtgtacaagagaaagaaataaacactgtCTGGAAATTCTTCTATAGGGttcacaaagattaaaaacaaaagaagacaagaagaaaacaaatatattgtGAGTTGAAGAGTTGCTGTTTTCTATTTGCATTGTTGTTTGTAGGCAAAGAATACAAGAGGAGTCAGGCCAGGTAACCAGTACCTGCTTAATACTTATAATGTGCTGGGGTTAGATAGAGCTGTCTCACATAATCCTCACCAGTCTATATGGAATTCTCATTCTGATTTCTAAAAGatgaaaccaaagcacagagtGGTTAAATGACTATAGaagtcattaattcattcaatacatattgACTAAATGCATATGATGTGCCAAGCATTTTTCTACATGGGAAACAACATGGAACCAGACCCATAGGATCTCTGTGATGTGAGAGTGAATGACTGCTTTTGTCTGTGGAGTCAGGGAAGCTCCCTCTCTGAGAGGGTGACATGCTTAAATGAAGACTAGAATGGCAATATGCCACCAACAGGTGAAGATCAGGGGAGAGAACATTACGGGTACGGTTCAGAGCCAACACAAAGATCTATGTGGCAAACTCATCCACCCAAGCGGTCTTTAACCTAGACCCATACCACGCTCCGTTTCCTTGGAAGGTTCCCTGTCTATTCACCTCTaaaggaaatgtttttccattctcaTTGCTTCAGCTACCACTTACCTTGTGTGATTCTCCAATTTCTGCCCCCACCAAAAAAGAATCCCCAATGTCCTCTGGCACATTTCCAGTGCCAGTGTGCCCTCTAAGTATTGAACACAGAATTTTCATATTTCCCCCATCAGACCCAATTTTGACTCTTTCCTCACCTTTATTTACCATTAAGCCACTTACAAAATTCCAGATGTCTGATtgccctcatctttttttttaattccccctgCTATAGTTCTGGAACTTTCCCACAGGGTGGATATGGTACCTGCATAGTTGTTATTAGGCGTAAATCTGTTGCGTCTTTATTTCATTCACCACCCTGTAACCAGATGTTAGATTCCTAAACACAGGATATGTTAAGTCACTGATAGCATCAAAAATGGTGAATAGCTGTGTATAGGAGGAAATCAATATACCCCAGCATGATGTCCAATCCTCATCACAACTGATCCCCAAATACTGTTCCTGGCTCAGTTTCTATCATATCCTTTTATCTACCCAATCAGGCAAAGTACCCTCCATTTTCCATGTACCTCACGATCCTCATGCTGCcgtgccttttctctttttcagattttatttttaagtttatttatttatttttgagagagagagaaagagaaagacagtgcacgtgcatgggagaggcagagagagaggatcccaagtaggcttcgcACAGTTAGCACACAGTCCCACCTGCCAGTTGAACCCACCCATGAactatgagccaaaatcaagagtcggacgccaaacccactgagccacccaggtgctcctgctcTGCCTTTTTTACATggtgttctctctgcctccattttccctGCACCATTTTATTTCCTATCAGACTTTTACTCATTTTCCAGGCCCTAGTTTAGATTAATTTGACTCCTCATTCTCTCTTGTCCAAATTTTCTAGGTTCTACGATCCTAACTAAAAAGTGTCTCCTGCATTCTACTCTACCTCTTGTTTGGATTTTTATAACAGCCTCACCTTTTCCTCTCCCAGTTCTATTCTTCGTCTACCGCCAGCTTTTCTATGTTCTACCTACAATCATGCTACATCTCTTCAGTGTAGGCTTCTTTTAGATCTCCTTTTCTTACACACCAGATAATTCTAATAACTTCTAATCTTTATTGCACGAGTCAGTTACACAACCTCCTACATCCTCATAGCTATCCTAAGAGATAAGTACTATCACTATGATCATATTTGCAGTAATAAAACTATGGCTTAGCAAGGTACTTAATTTGCCAAAGGTGATAAGGCTGTAAGTGTGCACATGCAGTGTGTTTACAGCAAGGCAGTGAGTCTGGAGACCTATTTGCTTGATAATAGGGCTAGTTGATAATAAAGCCTCCCACACGAAAAGTGCCCTGGCATGGCATCCAAGGTCTTACCTGTCCAGCCTCATTTCCTGCTGCTAACCTTCTCCATATGGGGAACGTCCCACTGTTTCCAAAAAAAGTACGTCCTTCAAGGCTCTCCTACTTTGCACATGTTGTTTTTGATAACCTGTAATGGTCTTCCTGCCCTTCTCTGCCTGCTAAAACTTAGCTCTCATGAGCAAATGATTCAATGTCTCCTCCCTCTTGAAgcctcctcaggcctccctggtTGTGTTGGTCATATCTTCTTTCAGATTCACATCTCATTTTATTGTGATGAGATgaagcttttttaaattttaaattaaaaaaaagttttagcttGACTCCTATATTTGATAGggcagagatttattttaaaattttgtctctcCCAAGTTACAGGGTAAGCCTCATGAATGCACAGTTTTTGCTAAGATTTGTTCACAATCTGAAGGAACAAATGGGATAGCATATTCTACAGAAAGCCTCCATGGTTACCACTTCAATGTACTCATCAATACACTACTTGGTCGactcagtatttattttattcgGACATGCACTGAAGATAATTAGTTGCTCTCTAAATAGATTTTAAGAGTAATGTTACCTAGTAGTGTGAGTGCATATTTAGATGCTTTatacattcttattttaatttacaagaGGTGAAcaaaaaatttctcaaaattctaGCAGTGGTTGCGGAAAGTCCAAGAGAAACCACCATTTGTGAACTCTAGACATAACCCCTATTTACTGTAGTATTGAATCACATTTGACCTACATAAGTGATCATCTACTAAGGGGCATCCCAGTATTGCTAGAGGAGCTTTCTGAAAACAACACATCTCCACTCATATCCACAAGTTTTTTGCAAGCTTCTCCGAGAAACGTCCAGGGTGTGAGGGTATATGTACCCTGCACAATCTTTCTCGCGGTTTTTGGTTGAAAAGTTTTGACTTTCATGatacattattttcatatatgttgatggtaaattctgtttttaaaatactattctaGTACATTAGTGGTAGAAAATTATGTCAATATGAcattatttccattcttcccGATGACTTTGTTAGGTGCTGGAGAGCAAGACGCCTATCCAATTTCTCAgcccttctgtttgttttccccaAGCCCTGCCCTCTTTATTAACCTGGCTTTTGCCTTGAGTTTACTACCCTATTCTCTGTTTTCAGTTCTCCAAATCTTCCCTTGTGGGGTTTTTGGATTCCCTCTCTACCCAGAAGTAGGGAGTTGACATTTTTGATTTCTAGCTTCTCTGAGGCCACAGTTTCTTTAATACCTCCTAGCATGCTATTAACCCCATGGGTACttaattattaaagaatatagaaaaatgttcattataGGGAGTAAAACAACTGTAAAATTCCTACCTTCCACAGAAAGATCACCTCCAGTCCTTTAAAATCACAAGGTATTAAGCTACAAGAACGTACAGTCTTGCAACTCAGGTGATTTTCTACAGTTCTTGCTGTGAGTTCATGTGTCTCCTAATTCAGGGATAAGTTTTAAGgctatttttccctttgaatgCCTGTGATGAGTCCCCTCTGACACTAGAGTCTCCAATTACATAAAAGGTTGAGTTTTCTCCATTCCTTAAGAATGGAACTCAGTACCATGAAGATTTTAATGAGAGTTCTTGGGCCACTGGAGACCATTATCTTGAGACCACTGTTTTCGACACCAGGAGTCTTGTGCTCTATGTATCTAGTACCCAGTGTGAtgtcctcaaaaatatttttaaatctcgaGGAAATCCAACATGTTGAAAATATATCTTGGGATATAGATATTCCCTCAGGGATGTTTTACTCCCTgtcaaatatcatttattttgtaattctgAAAATTTGCCAAGTCCCTCAGATCTCCTCTGCCCTATACACAGGGCAATGGAAGGACAGGTCTGGAGAAGCTATTGCCTGGGGAAATGTTCAGAGGAAGGGGAGtaggaagaaaatgaacacacagcAGGAGCACTGTGATTTCTCTCTCATGAGGCAACTCTGCTGGGGAAAAACTTGCTAAAAAAGAAATTCCCAAGCACTAACTGCTATTCATGATATTCACAACAGCTCCTAATTGCCTCTCTCATCAGCTTGGACTTCCAAGTCTTCTTCCACCATCGGTGCCATTGTCTACCTAATGTGCAATCAAGTCTTTTCTCCAATATCTGCTATCATAACCCTCAATAATTGTGGCAAGCCAGTCACTACTCTGTCTCTTGATTACATTCTGTGCTTTCCTCATTCTGAAGTCTATTCTGTCTGGAAATTCCTTTTCCTGAGTTTACCTATCCAAACTGCTGCCCATTCTTAAAGGTTCAGAACAAATACCTATCCAAGAAGCCCTTTATttgtataaagttaaaaaaaacaagagaaaaactaaGGTCATTAAGAAGGAATTCTAttaggagaaatatttttattttcaaatttttgtttaaattctagttacttagcatatagtgcaatattggtttcaggagtagaattcaatgattcatctattacatacaacacccagggcttattataacaagtgccctccttattacccatcacccagttagcccatccacctccctcaatcaaccctcactttgttctctatctttaagagtcccTTTATAgtttgtctcctcctctcttttttccccctcccaatatgtttattatctgttttgtttcttagatttcacttatgatgaaatcatatggtatttgtctttctctgaatgacttatttctcttagcataatacattctagctccattcacgtCATTGacgatggcaagatttcattctttttgatggctaagtaatattcctgtgtgtgtgtgtgtgtgtgtgtgtgtacacatacataccacctattctttatccactcatcagttgatggacatttggactttcTCCATAGTGTGGCTATTATTGattgtgctgctataagcatcagGATGCATATATacttttgaatctgtatttttgcaccctttgggtatatatctagcagtgcaattgctggatcacagggtagttctgtttttaactttttgaggaacctccatactgttctccagagtggctgccccagtttgcatttccactaatagtgcaagagggttcccctttctctgcatcctcaatcttatgttgttaattttagccattctgacaggtatgaggtagtatctcatggttttgatttgtatttccctgatgaggagtgatgttgaacatcttttcatgtgtctcttggccatctggatatcttctttggaaaagtgtctattcatgtctttgagaggcactttttaaaaaatttgttttattaaaattttttaatgtttatttatttctgagagagacagacagagcacaagcaggggaggggcagagagagagagagggagacacagaatctgaagcagactccaggctctgagctgttagcacagagtccaacatggggttggaactcatgaaccgtgagatcatgatctgagctgaagttgtatgctcaaatgactgaactATGCAGGTGCCCTAAGAGACACTTACTTTGGATGTCCTCCACTGCATTCCAGACCCTCAGTCCTAACAGATGTGATGCAACAGTCTAGTGAGCTGTAGATAATGGTACGATGGAGCTTTTAAACCAGAGAGacattttttgtgtctttcctATATGTCTCTTGCCAAGCCAGTGAACAGCTTCTTTGAGAGCTGGCTGCTAATGTTCACAGCCACACTCTTTTGAAAATTGCTCCCCACTGAAAGGAGACTGGAAACATCTGGGGGTGCAAGTTCTCACTCCCAGGGTGGCCCATAGCCAACAACTGAATGAAACAGTGATTTAGGAACAATGATGACAAACACACCCTATTGC contains the following coding sequences:
- the LOC122201253 gene encoding olfactory receptor 10T2-like, translating into MMGNHTTASIFLLWGFSSFPDLQGLLFVMIFFSHVTILAANVCIMVAIKLSHNLHTPMYFFLCGLSFSETCTTMAIIPRMLVDLLSDSKAISLPECATQMFFFFGLGANNCFIMAAMSYDRYTAIHSPLRYKVLMTHKICFQFIMASWMAGFLVSLCIVITVFNLSFCDSNIIEHYFCDISPVVCLACDYTSHHEMAIFVLSAFVLVGSFVFIMMSYVFIVSRVVKMPSAKGKYKAFSTCSSHLTVVCIHYGFAGFVYLRPKDRDSFREDMLMAVTYTVLTPLLNPIVYSLRNKDMQTALRKVLGKTNRFIPQMGSRRTPDIKNVQTVDK